Proteins encoded together in one Synechococcus sp. BL107 window:
- a CDS encoding hemolysin family protein, with product MRLFLLAVLLVLPAFFAAAEVSLLRLRPSRVELLVEEGHTGAQAIQRLQRRLRRALMASQLGATLALVSLGWAGRGLGGRLWSDGSLGVAWRDASLFVLIVLLATFLGGLLPKAWVLNRPEQAALRLAPLLEVVMRCLAPLLNLLEAFAGLLMRLLGLAPQWDVLVPALSAGELETLVESGRVTGLFPDERNILEGVFALRDTQVREVMVPRSGMVTLPASVCFAELMEAVHHTRHARFPVIGESLDDVLGVLDLRQMAEPIARGQLESNSPLEPYLQPAVRVLETSTLAELLPMIRSGQPLLLVVDEHGGTEGLVTAADLTGEIVGDEVQDDADEPELQAEESRPGSWLVAGELEIFELNRQLDLDLPEADDHHTLAGFLLERLQHIPAAGEALSFQGLQFEITVMAGPRIDRVRLILPNLDEVSD from the coding sequence ATGCGGCTTTTTCTACTAGCTGTTTTGTTGGTTTTGCCGGCATTCTTCGCTGCGGCGGAGGTGTCGTTATTGCGCTTACGGCCCAGTCGGGTCGAGTTGCTCGTTGAAGAAGGCCATACCGGAGCCCAGGCGATCCAGCGTTTGCAGAGAAGGCTGCGGCGAGCGCTTATGGCGTCCCAACTTGGCGCCACTTTGGCGTTGGTCTCCCTTGGCTGGGCCGGTCGAGGCTTGGGTGGGCGTCTTTGGTCCGATGGATCGCTCGGTGTGGCTTGGCGGGACGCCTCGTTGTTTGTGCTGATTGTGTTGCTGGCCACATTCCTCGGGGGATTGTTGCCGAAGGCGTGGGTGCTGAATCGTCCAGAACAAGCGGCTTTGCGTCTGGCGCCGTTGCTCGAGGTGGTGATGCGCTGTCTCGCGCCTTTGCTCAATCTGCTGGAGGCTTTTGCTGGCTTGCTGATGCGGCTTCTAGGACTAGCGCCCCAATGGGATGTTTTGGTGCCCGCCCTATCGGCTGGTGAGTTGGAAACCTTGGTCGAGTCCGGTCGGGTTACGGGCTTGTTTCCGGATGAGCGCAACATCCTTGAAGGGGTGTTTGCTCTTCGAGATACGCAAGTGCGAGAGGTGATGGTGCCGCGTTCCGGCATGGTGACGCTCCCCGCCAGCGTTTGCTTTGCAGAATTAATGGAGGCGGTGCACCACACTCGGCATGCTCGTTTTCCTGTGATCGGTGAATCCCTCGACGATGTGCTCGGGGTGCTGGATTTACGGCAGATGGCTGAACCGATTGCGCGTGGACAGCTGGAGTCCAATTCGCCCTTGGAGCCCTATCTCCAACCTGCGGTTCGGGTTTTGGAAACCTCCACGCTGGCCGAATTGCTTCCCATGATCCGTAGCGGTCAGCCCCTGCTGCTGGTGGTAGATGAGCACGGTGGTACGGAGGGCCTTGTGACGGCCGCTGATCTCACGGGGGAAATTGTTGGTGACGAGGTTCAAGACGATGCCGATGAACCGGAATTGCAGGCGGAAGAGAGTCGACCTGGTTCCTGGTTAGTGGCTGGAGAACTTGAGATCTTTGAGTTGAATCGGCAGCTCGACTTAGACCTGCCTGAAGCGGATGACCACCACACCTTGGCGGGCTTTCTGTTGGAAAGGCTTCAGCACATTCCTGCAGCAGGAGAAGCCCTAAGTTTTCAGGGTCTGCAGTTTGAAATCACCGTGATGGCAGGGCCACGAATTGATCGTGTTCGGCTGATTCTGCCGAACTTGGACGAGGTTTCTGACTGA
- the pyrE gene encoding orotate phosphoribosyltransferase, with product MSTSPGLTEEQRSDLMRRLATSAYKRGNFTLASGRQSEHYVNCKPVSLSGAGLLLISTAMLSHVEDQSVAVAGLTLGADPLVSGVAMAASLAHHNLDALIVRKAAKGHGTGAWLEGPLPQPGALITVLEDVVTTGGSSLKAVNQLREAGYVVNRVITIVDREEGGAAAMDAAELELISLFRLSEISAFASTLNQ from the coding sequence ATGTCCACCTCGCCCGGACTCACCGAGGAGCAGCGCAGCGACTTGATGCGGCGCTTGGCCACATCGGCCTACAAACGTGGCAATTTCACCCTCGCCTCTGGACGCCAGAGCGAGCACTACGTGAATTGCAAGCCGGTGAGCCTCAGTGGGGCAGGGCTACTCCTGATCAGCACGGCAATGCTCAGCCACGTGGAGGACCAGTCCGTTGCGGTGGCTGGCCTCACCCTTGGAGCGGACCCTCTCGTGAGCGGAGTGGCCATGGCGGCCTCCTTGGCCCACCACAACTTGGACGCATTGATCGTGCGGAAAGCCGCGAAAGGACATGGAACTGGGGCCTGGCTTGAGGGGCCTCTCCCACAGCCCGGCGCTCTGATCACGGTGCTGGAAGACGTTGTGACGACCGGTGGGTCATCCCTCAAAGCCGTGAACCAACTGCGCGAAGCTGGTTACGTCGTGAACCGTGTGATCACGATCGTGGATCGCGAGGAGGGAGGAGCGGCAGCCATGGACGCCGCGGAACTCGAGCTCATCAGCTTGTTCCGGCTATCCGAAATTTCAGCCTTTGCATCCACACTCAACCAATGA
- a CDS encoding folate-binding protein YgfZ, whose translation MTGALHWDSAFPLLRLEGEGTRNFLQGQTSADMTDTPEGALVQTCWLSATGRLRALLEVRLRANGADVLVLAGDATAVAKGFDQVIFPADRVRLQPITEQRRVQPLSKTITALWLDHDSPLPPSWTSNPADSKQLERWRIEQRLAFGAGELNADANPFELGLTDLVSLSKGCFLGQETVAKLANLGGTKQELRGWICNHVPSVGDTLRANGERAGTITSVLDTPEGSIGLALVRRLHLGAETLDGSDGQTVHMNPLPADQRPAVG comes from the coding sequence ATGACTGGGGCTCTTCACTGGGATTCAGCCTTCCCATTGCTAAGGCTCGAAGGGGAAGGAACCCGCAACTTTCTTCAAGGACAAACCAGCGCAGATATGACCGATACCCCTGAGGGGGCTTTGGTTCAAACCTGCTGGCTCAGCGCGACTGGTCGATTGCGAGCCCTCTTGGAAGTTCGCCTTCGGGCCAACGGTGCGGATGTGCTTGTTCTTGCTGGCGACGCGACGGCCGTAGCGAAGGGATTCGACCAAGTGATTTTTCCGGCAGATCGGGTGCGCTTGCAACCCATCACAGAACAGCGCCGCGTTCAACCCCTCAGCAAAACCATTACCGCGCTGTGGCTCGACCATGACTCACCATTACCGCCGAGCTGGACCAGCAATCCTGCTGATTCAAAGCAATTGGAGCGCTGGCGTATTGAACAAAGACTGGCTTTTGGCGCTGGCGAGTTGAACGCTGATGCCAATCCCTTCGAGCTGGGATTGACGGATCTCGTAAGCCTTAGCAAGGGGTGTTTTCTCGGACAGGAAACAGTTGCCAAGCTCGCCAACCTCGGCGGAACGAAGCAGGAGCTCAGGGGATGGATCTGCAACCACGTGCCTTCGGTCGGCGACACCTTGCGCGCCAACGGCGAACGAGCAGGAACAATCACCAGTGTCCTCGACACACCGGAAGGGTCCATCGGTCTTGCTTTGGTGCGGCGTCTGCATCTTGGGGCGGAAACCCTGGATGGCTCAGACGGCCAGACCGTGCACATGAACCCCTTGCCAGCGGATCAGCGTCCAGCGGTCGGCTGA
- a CDS encoding TM0106 family RecB-like putative nuclease yields MGATPLADNVLTDRLLRSWLRCRRKAWLDRHGDVNQRRWTAHRNLLLDDQQRSFVALLPHKPGHGVAACAAGEEGIVGLRLKGAGPSGERVEAHPPLLLRVTGQSRWGSFAYQPVLARQGRRITREHQLPLALMGHLLEAYQASPVPELLVLGGGGRRLERERIRLTSGLRKQLSEALRKLKADLERPQPPSLAADRRKCTLCSWRESCSRVAAADGHLSEVSGIGAKRRDMLQELGIHGLNDLASANPERLAVEMERFGEQHGDVARALVAQAMAQRDGLVERLDGTPALPELQGAPGVLLYDIESDPDARHDFLHGFLRLPRQSDGRWDLAAATYHPLLVMAEHGEQRSWLRLQRLLSRYDGWPILHYGETETLSLRRLAQRQGASDAQLRRLKRRLVDVHSRIRSHWRLPLGSYGLKSVAAWRGFHWSQPGVDGARALLWWRQWLGEGPKRRGSRHGLAWIFQYNQDDCRATWAVAEWILKEDHLLKSGPVLDQPTAGR; encoded by the coding sequence ATGGGTGCCACCCCGCTCGCCGACAACGTCCTCACGGATCGGCTGCTGCGCAGCTGGTTGCGTTGCCGCCGAAAGGCATGGCTGGATCGCCATGGAGATGTCAATCAGCGGCGATGGACCGCCCATCGCAACCTGCTGCTTGATGATCAGCAACGATCATTTGTTGCGTTGCTTCCGCATAAGCCAGGCCATGGCGTAGCCGCCTGTGCTGCTGGTGAAGAAGGGATAGTGGGGTTGCGTCTTAAAGGGGCAGGACCCTCTGGTGAGCGCGTAGAGGCCCATCCACCGCTGTTGCTTCGGGTGACAGGTCAAAGCCGCTGGGGTTCGTTTGCTTATCAACCTGTTTTGGCGCGCCAAGGCAGGCGGATCACGAGGGAGCATCAACTGCCCCTTGCCCTAATGGGCCATTTGTTAGAGGCCTATCAGGCGAGCCCCGTACCCGAGCTTTTGGTGTTGGGTGGCGGTGGACGTCGCCTGGAGCGGGAACGGATCAGGCTGACGAGTGGGCTGCGAAAGCAGCTCAGCGAGGCGCTTCGGAAACTCAAGGCCGATTTAGAACGACCTCAACCACCATCCTTGGCTGCGGATCGTCGCAAGTGCACGCTATGTAGTTGGCGTGAGAGTTGTAGCCGCGTTGCGGCGGCGGATGGCCATCTCAGCGAGGTGAGTGGCATCGGTGCAAAGCGGCGCGACATGCTGCAGGAGCTTGGGATTCATGGCCTCAACGACCTCGCATCGGCTAATCCAGAACGGTTGGCCGTTGAGATGGAACGGTTTGGTGAGCAGCATGGGGACGTTGCTCGAGCTCTGGTTGCCCAGGCCATGGCCCAGCGTGATGGCCTGGTCGAACGGTTGGATGGCACCCCCGCTTTGCCTGAACTGCAGGGAGCGCCTGGGGTTCTGCTCTACGACATCGAGTCCGACCCCGATGCACGCCATGATTTCTTGCATGGTTTTCTGCGATTGCCGCGTCAAAGCGATGGTCGTTGGGATCTTGCGGCAGCCACCTACCACCCGTTACTTGTGATGGCTGAGCATGGAGAACAGCGCAGTTGGCTTCGACTGCAACGTTTGTTGAGTCGATACGACGGTTGGCCGATCCTGCATTACGGCGAAACGGAAACCCTGTCACTTCGTCGTTTGGCCCAACGACAGGGTGCGTCTGATGCGCAATTGCGTCGATTGAAGCGACGTTTAGTGGATGTGCACTCCAGGATTCGGAGCCACTGGCGATTGCCACTCGGCAGCTATGGGCTCAAGTCGGTTGCGGCTTGGCGTGGGTTTCATTGGAGCCAGCCTGGCGTGGATGGTGCGCGGGCTTTGCTCTGGTGGCGGCAATGGTTGGGGGAAGGTCCGAAGCGTCGAGGTTCCCGTCATGGTTTGGCCTGGATTTTTCAATACAATCAAGACGATTGCCGAGCCACTTGGGCTGTGGCGGAATGGATCCTGAAGGAAGATCATTTGCTCAAATCAGGGCCGGTTTTGGATCAGCCGACCGCTGGACGCTGA
- a CDS encoding phosphoglucomutase/phosphomannomutase family protein has product MASAPLPLGPAPIQFGTDGWRGVLGVDITVERLLPVAAAAAQELAHRAPEGLDSRTVVIGYDRRFLAPELAEAIAAAVRGCELEPLLTDTPVPTPACSWAVVERRALGALVITASHNPPEWLGLKIKGPFGGSVEGDFTAAVERRLAAGGITIPIQGEVARFPGRDEHLNGLRTKLDLAPIMAGLKAMKLKVIVDPMHGSAAGCISDLFGPAGAGWIEEIRSERNPLFGGNPPEPLAPYLQELIAAVRASTAAGTPAVGLVFDGDGDRIAAVDETGRFCSTQLLMPLLIDHLARARALPGSIVKTVSGSDLMRLVAEAQGRDVLELAVGFKYIAAEMLTGDVLIGGEESGGVGFGMHLPERDALYAAVLVLEALVEGGQPLGARLTGLQDQHGGASHYDRLDLRLANMEARKRLEQILEKATPTAVAGEEVQEVIRTDGIKLRMGPSHWLMLRFSGTEPLLRLYCEGPDADRVHAVLTWAEHFAEAA; this is encoded by the coding sequence ATGGCATCGGCTCCATTACCGCTCGGCCCAGCTCCAATTCAATTCGGCACGGATGGTTGGCGCGGCGTGCTGGGGGTCGACATCACGGTGGAGCGTCTGCTTCCCGTGGCGGCGGCCGCCGCCCAAGAACTCGCGCACCGCGCCCCCGAAGGCCTCGACAGCCGCACCGTGGTGATCGGCTATGACCGCCGGTTTCTTGCCCCTGAACTGGCGGAAGCCATCGCTGCCGCTGTCCGTGGATGTGAGTTAGAGCCGCTGTTAACGGACACACCCGTTCCAACCCCAGCGTGCAGCTGGGCCGTCGTCGAGCGTCGGGCTCTTGGAGCCCTTGTGATCACTGCGAGCCATAACCCTCCGGAATGGCTCGGGCTGAAAATCAAAGGCCCCTTCGGAGGCTCCGTGGAGGGGGATTTCACCGCGGCAGTGGAACGCCGGCTTGCTGCCGGCGGAATCACGATCCCGATCCAGGGCGAGGTTGCGCGGTTCCCTGGGCGAGACGAGCACCTCAATGGGCTTCGCACAAAACTGGATCTAGCCCCAATCATGGCGGGGCTTAAAGCGATGAAGCTCAAGGTGATCGTTGATCCCATGCATGGCTCCGCGGCGGGCTGCATCTCGGATTTATTCGGACCGGCTGGCGCGGGATGGATTGAAGAAATCCGCAGTGAACGCAACCCTCTCTTTGGTGGAAATCCCCCGGAACCTTTAGCGCCTTATCTGCAGGAGTTAATTGCAGCGGTCCGCGCCTCCACCGCGGCTGGCACTCCTGCGGTTGGGCTCGTGTTCGATGGCGATGGAGATCGCATCGCCGCCGTTGACGAAACGGGACGGTTTTGCAGCACCCAGCTGTTAATGCCCTTACTCATCGATCATCTGGCCCGTGCCCGTGCGCTACCCGGTTCGATTGTGAAAACCGTCAGCGGATCGGACCTCATGCGATTGGTGGCCGAGGCGCAAGGTCGAGACGTCCTTGAATTAGCTGTGGGTTTCAAATACATCGCGGCGGAAATGCTGACCGGAGATGTCTTGATCGGGGGCGAAGAATCTGGGGGCGTGGGCTTTGGCATGCACCTTCCCGAGCGGGATGCGCTCTATGCCGCTGTTCTGGTTTTGGAAGCTTTGGTGGAAGGCGGACAACCGCTTGGTGCGCGACTCACCGGTCTTCAAGATCAACATGGTGGAGCGAGTCATTACGACCGCCTGGATTTAAGACTCGCCAACATGGAAGCCCGCAAACGCCTCGAGCAGATCCTTGAGAAAGCCACTCCAACGGCAGTGGCTGGTGAAGAGGTGCAAGAGGTGATTCGGACCGATGGCATCAAACTTCGGATGGGACCAAGCCACTGGCTGATGCTGCGTTTCTCCGGGACAGAGCCCTTACTCCGTTTGTATTGCGAAGGACCCGATGCAGACCGCGTGCACGCCGTACTGACTTGGGCAGAACACTTTGCTGAGGCGGCATGA
- the rdgB gene encoding RdgB/HAM1 family non-canonical purine NTP pyrophosphatase, translating to MTKNRVLVIASGNQGKILEFQGLLNGLPLLVEPQPEGLDVEETGTTFAANARIKALAVAQATGHWALADDSGLSVSALNGAPGVHSARYAPTDPERIKKLLEALRPCHERSAYFSAALCIAAPDGEVLVEVEGRCEGQITKAPRGDQGFGYDPIFEVNNTGRTFAEMALSEKKSYGHRGRAFTLLEPLLKNLISTD from the coding sequence ATGACGAAGAACCGGGTGCTCGTGATCGCTAGTGGCAATCAAGGCAAAATTCTTGAATTTCAAGGGTTGCTGAACGGACTACCCCTGCTGGTAGAGCCGCAGCCGGAGGGTCTTGATGTGGAAGAAACGGGCACCACATTCGCTGCAAATGCCCGAATCAAAGCCCTTGCCGTGGCGCAAGCCACGGGACATTGGGCCCTCGCCGACGACTCGGGCCTGAGCGTTTCAGCCCTGAATGGCGCGCCAGGGGTGCACTCGGCGCGTTATGCCCCAACAGACCCTGAGCGCATCAAGAAATTGCTCGAAGCATTACGCCCCTGCCATGAGCGCTCCGCCTATTTCAGTGCAGCGCTGTGTATTGCCGCTCCGGATGGTGAGGTGTTGGTCGAAGTGGAGGGTCGCTGTGAAGGCCAAATCACCAAGGCCCCCCGCGGCGACCAAGGCTTTGGGTACGACCCAATTTTCGAGGTCAACAACACGGGCCGCACATTTGCAGAAATGGCCTTGTCCGAAAAGAAAAGCTATGGCCATCGAGGCCGGGCTTTCACCCTCCTGGAACCACTGCTGAAAAACCTCATTTCCACGGATTAA
- a CDS encoding Glu/Leu/Phe/Val dehydrogenase dimerization domain-containing protein yields MANATKPEPTVSVLAQHVSAHLSVFVVAENTDSKRPANGGLRLLNYPSDEACIADGQRLAGLMTHKHDLYGTGFAGGKIVARAQEPAAVKDELISVTAGLLESLDGSMITGCDLNTSLEDMERLMSLTPHVLAAVGSPVDASAATAHGTLGAVEAVLSSDLKDAPPGRALVHGCGAVGGTVAKTLVDQGWTVFTVDLNRERAGLAGATPLPPSCPWWEVKVDLMLPCSISGLINSEIAEGMRTKAVVPAANAPFQNPQLADELRQRGIPVLPDPLVNAGAVIADSIERFSPQAWKGAGAEDVYAFVRGEVRRRATEYLSQREQGLSVGDALTEVAADTTDPIGLSFKDTP; encoded by the coding sequence ATGGCCAATGCAACCAAGCCAGAGCCGACGGTGTCGGTTCTGGCTCAACACGTCTCAGCGCATCTCTCAGTCTTTGTCGTCGCAGAAAACACCGATTCGAAACGCCCAGCCAATGGTGGGTTAAGGCTTCTGAATTACCCAAGCGATGAAGCCTGCATTGCGGACGGTCAACGGTTAGCGGGTTTGATGACCCACAAGCACGACCTGTATGGCACCGGGTTTGCCGGCGGAAAAATTGTGGCGCGTGCCCAGGAACCCGCAGCGGTTAAGGACGAACTAATCAGCGTGACCGCAGGGCTGCTGGAGTCACTCGATGGCTCGATGATCACAGGATGTGACCTGAATACAAGTTTGGAAGACATGGAGCGACTGATGTCGCTCACACCCCATGTTCTTGCTGCCGTTGGAAGCCCTGTGGATGCCAGTGCTGCCACAGCCCACGGCACGCTCGGAGCCGTCGAAGCTGTGCTCAGCAGCGACCTGAAAGATGCACCCCCCGGAAGGGCCCTTGTCCACGGATGTGGGGCCGTAGGGGGCACCGTCGCAAAAACCCTTGTGGATCAAGGCTGGACCGTCTTCACCGTGGATCTCAACAGGGAGCGTGCTGGCTTGGCCGGTGCCACTCCACTGCCTCCCAGCTGCCCCTGGTGGGAAGTGAAAGTGGATCTGATGCTTCCTTGCTCAATCTCCGGTTTGATCAACTCAGAGATTGCAGAAGGAATGCGCACCAAGGCCGTGGTACCAGCGGCCAATGCTCCGTTTCAGAACCCTCAACTTGCCGACGAGCTCCGTCAGCGTGGGATCCCCGTCTTACCCGATCCCCTCGTAAATGCTGGAGCGGTGATTGCGGATTCAATTGAACGTTTTTCACCGCAAGCTTGGAAAGGTGCCGGTGCTGAAGACGTTTACGCCTTCGTTCGTGGCGAAGTGCGCCGAAGGGCCACGGAATACTTGTCGCAACGCGAACAAGGGCTATCAGTAGGGGATGCGCTCACCGAAGTCGCAGCAGACACCACCGATCCAATCGGCCTGAGCTTTAAAGACACCCCATGA
- a CDS encoding FAD-dependent oxidoreductase translates to MSNNLSSLPNQASVVIIGGGMAGLSCAASLARQGVSDVVLLEAKTLAHAQASSFGETRMFREMYSDPVLCKLAQEANRLWREEEVLSGETLRETHGLLFYGESWDEETIEGSIPGARRVMDDQGIPYEALNAGEISARFPLKPKADFTGLFEPTAGAVRSDKVIAHWRKTAEQAGHLLVEHAAVRSLDDDGGGVLLESGQHIAADQVVVACGVWSQLLLAPLGLAPKLEVWPMLWAHYTVDPALADRYPQWFCFQKERGDDGGLYYGFPVLSTTSDGRPRIKAGIDWAPQELRVREPNAMCSEPPARLVELLDHFLFNNVSGIQERVETVISPYSMTSDVNFVLDRLSPKLSLFCGGSGQSFKFAPLIGDSLARLARGESPAVDISCWNHKRAAVCA, encoded by the coding sequence ATGAGCAACAACCTTTCATCCCTCCCCAATCAAGCCTCCGTGGTGATCATTGGCGGAGGAATGGCCGGCTTAAGTTGCGCCGCTTCGCTGGCCCGGCAGGGCGTTTCAGATGTTGTGCTGTTAGAGGCCAAAACTCTGGCCCACGCCCAAGCCAGCAGCTTTGGCGAAACCCGGATGTTCCGGGAAATGTATTCCGACCCAGTGCTCTGCAAGCTGGCCCAAGAAGCGAATCGACTCTGGCGCGAAGAAGAAGTTCTCTCCGGGGAAACTCTGCGCGAAACCCACGGCTTGCTCTTTTACGGGGAAAGCTGGGATGAGGAAACCATCGAGGGATCAATTCCGGGCGCCCGGCGCGTCATGGACGACCAAGGCATTCCCTATGAAGCGTTGAATGCTGGTGAGATTTCAGCGCGGTTTCCTTTGAAGCCAAAAGCAGACTTCACTGGACTGTTTGAACCCACTGCCGGTGCCGTTCGCAGTGACAAAGTCATTGCCCATTGGAGAAAAACGGCTGAGCAAGCCGGCCACCTGTTGGTTGAACACGCTGCGGTGCGCAGCTTGGATGACGACGGCGGTGGTGTTCTCCTGGAATCCGGTCAGCACATTGCGGCCGACCAAGTTGTTGTGGCTTGCGGTGTTTGGAGCCAGTTGCTGTTAGCACCTTTAGGGCTGGCGCCCAAACTTGAGGTGTGGCCGATGCTTTGGGCCCATTACACCGTGGATCCAGCCTTGGCCGATCGGTATCCCCAATGGTTCTGCTTCCAAAAGGAACGGGGTGATGACGGTGGCCTGTACTACGGCTTCCCTGTCCTCAGCACCACGAGCGATGGTCGTCCACGCATCAAAGCTGGTATCGATTGGGCCCCCCAAGAGTTGCGGGTGAGAGAACCCAATGCCATGTGCAGCGAACCACCGGCACGGCTAGTCGAATTGCTCGACCATTTTCTGTTCAACAATGTGAGTGGCATTCAGGAACGCGTCGAAACTGTCATCAGCCCGTATTCGATGACCAGCGATGTGAACTTCGTTCTTGATCGCCTCAGCCCCAAGTTGAGTTTGTTCTGTGGCGGATCTGGGCAATCGTTCAAATTTGCACCCTTAATTGGAGACTCCCTCGCGCGATTAGCCAGAGGAGAATCACCCGCCGTCGATATTTCCTGCTGGAACCACAAACGGGCTGCCGTCTGCGCCTAA